Within the Aspergillus luchuensis IFO 4308 DNA, chromosome 5, nearly complete sequence genome, the region TGCGGCGAGGTGGAAGACCACGCTGGCCCAGTTGGTTAGCCAGGTGAACATGTCCTCGGTTAGACCGAGATGTCTCGTGGTGATGTCGCCGTTGAGGACAGTGAGTTTATGGATGCAATGTGAGGTCTTGTCCCAGAGGTTGTAGCGTTCCAGGACTGATTGGACCCTTTCGCTGGCGGAGATGCCGAATTTCCCTCGCACTAGACAGACGACTTCCTTGACGGTGGGCATTGCGAGACAGCGGCTGAGGAAGTGGGCGCCTACGAACCCTGTCGCGCCTGTGAGAAAGATGCGGCCTTCTTCGGCGGCTTGCCAATTGGGAACGGTGTGGAGATCGTCGGCGGTGTGGGCGTCTGTCATCCAGCGGTCGAGGtcgttggggttgttgtctTGGATGGAGTTGTCGATGCGGTTGGCTAGGTCCATTAGTCGAGGGTTTTCATACAATGTGCGCATGGAGACGGTGTTTCCGAATCGCCTCCTGGTTCTGGAGATCATAGCAGCCGCTTGAAGGGACGATCCTCGAAGAGTGGAGAAGAAATTGTCTTCGTCGTTGATCAGCTGTTGGCCGAGAACGGAGGTCCAGATCTTTCGGAGGAtgttggttgtggtggttgggtgTTCATTCGTTGGTAGAATTTCCTGAATCTTGGTATAGTGGGTGGTATACTGCCTCGCTAATGTCTTGCGATCAACCTTGCCATGGTCTGTTAGGGGATAGTGCGAGCATAAGACAATATTTCGCGGCACAGCATAAACTGGTGCTTTTTGCTTAATGAACTCCAGCATGTCTGTAGCTTGAATAGTACTAGCAACAGCCGGAATGAGAAATGCAACGAGAAAGGGTTCATCTTCGGCAGTTTCTGGCTGAATTTGACACACCGTCGCGGCTAGGAGCCGGTTACTACCAAGGAATGACTGCTCGATCTCGCCAAGTTCGACGCGAAAACCGCACTGCTTAACCTGCAGGTCTACACGACCGATGAACTCGAGCAAAGTTGGATCGTCGGGACGCCACTTGGCAAAGTCACCAGTTCGGTAGAGTCGGTACCCTGCTTCATCGACGAAAAATCTATCCTCGTTTTCTTTAGGACATCCGATATATCCTGCTGTCAGGCCAGGTCCGCCTATGAGTACCTCGCCGATGCTTCCGGGCTCGGTTATTATACCGAGGTTGTCATCAGCAAGCAAAAGCCTTGTATCGCCGAATGGCGTACCGATGCTGATACTGTCGTAGCGCAAATCATCTACCGTAACTGAATGCATTGTTGACACGATCGTCGTTTCAGTGGGGCCATATGCATTCCACAGATGTTGAGGTGGATTAGGCGATTCAAGGACAGCCTTCATGCTGGCCAAATTGGCTACTTCACCAGCAATGAGGACATGTCTCAAACCAGTAAACGCACTGGGACATGCTTGTGCAATTATTGAGAAGAATGAAGTAGTTAGGAAAGATACAGAGATATTTTTCCGCGCGATGAAACTCTTAGCTTCCAACGGATCCGTAATTACCGGCCGGGGTACTGTGACCAGCGTGGAGCCTGACATTAGAGCGACGAATATTTCAAAGACTGACATATCGAAGCCTGGATTGTTAAATACGCTCACACGGTCCGATGGCAGAAGCGGCGTGGCAGGACTCTTGAACATAAGGTGGAGGATGCCACTCTCTGGAATCTGAACAGCTTTTGGCTTTCCACTGGACCCTGATGTATATAGGATATGACTTCGATAATCACAGTTGGACAGACCCTCCAGTTGTACACGCTTAACACTGGCTGTCCTCGGTCGGACTCCTTTTGTAAGTGGGTGGTATTCGCCACTGATGGGGATAATGACCATATCATTGTCAATGTCCAGTGTATGATTAGAGAGAATGTACTGTGTTCCGACATCTTTCAGGAGGTTTATCAAACGACTGGTTGGAATCGAAGGCTCGAGGGGAACGCATGTCAAGCCCGCCCGGATGACGGCAAGTTGGGCAATGATGGTCTCACTGCCCGCACCTTGCAAGATACAAATGGGCTCCTCTGGAGGTAGGTCCAGAGTCTTCAGAAGGGATGCGATACGTTGGACTTCACGGTCGAGGTCTGAATACGACCACTGATGTGCTCCATCATCTATTGCCAGGGCTCCCGGATCGATAGCGACGTtatgagagaaaagagagtcCATGACTTTGCCCAGTATGTCGGCTGTACAAAAGCCCTTTCAGACTTGCAAAAGAAGTCCAAGATCTTGAATGTGCCTGTTGGATAGCTTTAGTGAAACATCTATTTCTTTCATGCAGTCCTGCCATATTTAAAACCCATCATAACTTCATTGATAGGTACAATCAGATGAAATCACCATGATGATTTGCCATGCGCGCATCGTGACGATTTACGAACGCCCACCATATTTCAAAGTTGACTGGAATTAGGTCCAGCCTCTCAAAACAATATCGGTGCGCACAGATCGTGGTTTCTCCAAGGCAGCTGTCCCTATAACCGTCAGTTATCAGACTGATAGGCGAGAACGATACCCCACGAGGAAGGTATgcataaaaaagaaaaatgatgTGGCTGAACTTTACTTGTTCGTTAATACCGGTGACATATTGCCCTTTGTGGCTTTGTACGGAACCATGGTTGTGTTGCAGAAAATCATGAAACAGCAAGGATTGAGTTTCTCTTCCCGGAAGGAACTTCTCACATTGCGACCAACTTGGAAGCTGCATCGCAAATTCGCAAATTTAACGTTGGGTTGGAAGACTGTCTTTTGCTGTGTTCCTCAAGAAGATCAGTGCAGTGACCGGTTGTTCCCTTGTGATCTTGATTACCTGCGATGGGAGCAAGCCTCATGAAAGTTTACCAATTCATATTTAGCTGAGCATTGAAAACTACTCACTACAACCAGGTTTGCAATTGTTGCGGCTCTTCCCCATAGATGCTGTTGCGGGTGATCTCTCCGTCATGAATTCCGGCCTAATGTGGCGTCAACCAGGCCTCGGGGTGGTTGATTACCCGCGGAGCATGCCTTTATTTCATGTGAGTTCAGATTGAAGTTTTCCGGGCGCCAACAGCGCCCGTTAGTATTCTTTGGTGAAAACATCCGTCGAACTATCACATTGAGAGTGAGAAATCAAAGTAGTCGGTTACGGAGAGGACCACATGCCTTTGATGTGAGGCGTGGCTGAGTCGATAAAGTGAACACACAGAAACTATGCACATAGGAAAGACTGTGAGTAATGCATAATCCGCGCTATTTTTCTAAGCGCCAGTGCAAGAATAAATAGGGTTTTCCCGGCCAACGCTGTCAACAACACGGCATTTGGTGAACaaagaagtaaaataatCCCTCTGTTGCGAAGATTACACTGCTTATTCCACGAAAGTGTGAATGAGACGATGCTTCTTCATTACATGGCTGGTAAGAGCACTCTGTTGTCTGCGGCTGCACGCTATCCTATATTTTAAAGCAGGCTTCAAGATCTGTTTATTTCACTATTCATCATAGGTAAATTCCTCCATACCACATCTGCTCAAGCAAATAGTCAGGAGCAGGCCAATGTACTTAAATACGATCTTATACTCTTCTTTTTACGTCCTCGTTAGCTGTCAAACTTGTGTTCATCTTACCCAgaagcatcatcaccaagatTTTTCTTCGCATCAATTAAGTCTACATTTACCATGCATGAAGCCAGCTGCCATCTGGGAATGCTTCCCCGCGAGATATTGTTGCGTCTTACTCAATGGCTGGACCCTTTATCCGTCGTTCATTTATCAAGCACTTGCAAGGATTTCAAGGCGGTCCTACGAGAGAGATATTCCTGGGCGGCAACTCAACATGCAACCACAGAATTTGAGTATTATGTTAAGTCTTGGATATCTCGCTGCCCTAGATTATACAAAGATTTTGGCCCCCCTGGGGATATGTGCAGATTGGCCACCCCTGATGATCTCCCAATGAGAAAAATGTTGCTTCGAATTCAAGCCGTTGTTCTGAATAATCGCCAGAGAATTCTTGAGGCGTATATCAATGCAGGCGTTAACCCCAATATTGTGTCAGCGGAACACGGAATGGGGTCACTACTATTTTTAGCCGCTGTATCTAATCATTCTGATATGGTCGAATTTCTATTCGAGAAGGGGGCTGAACCCCGGCGAAGGCAGACGTCCCCGGCAGAATGGTCTATATTGGATGAGGTGGGAGTATACATCGACACGGAGAAGGCGGTAGAGGATTGGGGGGAAACGATGTTATCATTCCTTGAACGCGGTGTCCTTTTTTCACACCCGGAATTGACTCGGCAACTATGTAACATGTCAAACGCCCCACATCTTCTTGAGGTTGCACTCAGGAATGGCCTGGATATCCATCACACATTGGGAGAGACATGTTTGCTCCACTTTGCTGCTGGAATTGACAATCAGCAACTGTTGAAGACTATAATCTCCCATGCACCAGAACAATTACACGCCCGAGCAATTCTTGATTCGATGAGATACCCCGTCAGACACCAACCGGCCCTAGACGTAGCAATTTCTAGTGGTATCACGATGAATGTTGGGTACTTACTCGACATGGGAAGCAAGCCAACCTTCTATTCCCTAGAAGACGCAATCAGAATATGCAATACGGGACGCTGCGGGGATAGAGTGAAATGTCCATACggaagtggaggatggataGCATGGAAGCTTATATGGGTTCGTTATGTGCAGTTGATTGCAAGCAAGCTTGATCTTGACAGCGTGGAGGCCGCTTCGACTATTGAAAAGATTTTGCGTAATGAGTCGCAGTCCGTTCAATGGGAAGATACAGAGGATGGAAGTTTATACCTGCCTGATTTATTCCGGAAGATGAGCCGGCGTAGCCAGTTGCTCTATGCGCGCAGGCTTGAGTTCAGGAGATATGAAGTGAGATTAACTGTAGCGAGAAGAAAACttcaggagctggaggacaaCCTTGACCGGTCAAAGCCTAGTTGGTGGCAGACTTTGGATCAAAGAGTACCCAGAGATACGTCTGTCTGCCGCAAGATAATCCAGGAAATTGAGAAAGCGAAAGAACGTGACTATgttgaagaaaaagtaaaagggCTTGAGGAGATTCTGAAACTGAGGCATGAGGCTGCCGTGGATTTGCCATAGAGACTTGCCGATATCCGCGGTTAATGAGGCAGTTTGTTTCGGGAAAACTCTCAATTGTACTTGAATCATGTCAAAAGTCTTTGAACTAAAATGATATAGACCTAGCATATGGACATTTTACCAATGGATTTTACGGCTGTCACGTTATTTAGCTGTCTTTATTTATCGTTTCCAATATCATGTAGAATCTCTTGTGTAGAGTTAGTCAATACGCGAGTAGCCTCCATCGAAGCAAACACGATAATGTCAAATAACAATGTATATCGTCTT harbors:
- a CDS encoding putative NRPS-like protein biosynthetic cluster (COG:Q;~EggNog:ENOG410QE5D;~InterPro:IPR000873,IPR009081,IPR036291,IPR036736, IPR010080,IPR013120,IPR042099,IPR020845;~PFAM:PF00501,PF02719,PF01073,PF16363,PF00550, PF01370,PF07993;~SMCOG1010:NAD-dependent epimerase/dehydratase;~antiSMASH:Cluster_5.12); the protein is MDSLFSHNVAIDPGALAIDDGAHQWSYSDLDREVQRIASLLKTLDLPPEEPICILQGAGSETIIAQLAVIRAGLTCVPLEPSIPTSRLINLLKDVGTQYILSNHTLDIDNDMVIIPISGEYHPLTKGVRPRTASVKRVQLEGLSNCDYRSHILYTSGSSGKPKAVQIPESGILHLMFKSPATPLLPSDRVSVFNNPGFDMSVFEIFVALMSGSTLVTVPRPVITDPLEAKSFIARKNISVSFLTTSFFSIIAQACPSAFTGLRHVLIAGEVANLASMKAVLESPNPPQHLWNAYGPTETTIVSTMHSVTVDDLRYDSISIGTPFGDTRLLLADDNLGIITEPGSIGEVLIGGPGLTAGYIGCPKENEDRFFVDEAGYRLYRTGDFAKWRPDDPTLLEFIGRVDLQVKQCGFRVELGEIEQSFLGSNRLLAATVCQIQPETAEDEPFLVAFLIPAVASTIQATDMLEFIKQKAPVYAVPRNIVLCSHYPLTDHGKVDRKTLARQYTTHYTKIQEILPTNEHPTTTTNILRKIWTSVLGQQLINDEDNFFSTLRGSSLQAAAMISRTRRRFGNTVSMRTLYENPRLMDLANRIDNSIQDNNPNDLDRWMTDAHTADDLHTVPNWQAAEEGRIFLTGATGFVGAHFLSRCLAMPTVKEVVCLVRGKFGISASERVQSVLERYNLWDKTSHCIHKLTVLNGDITTRHLGLTEDMFTWLTNWASVVFHLAAKVNYLEPYAAHYDANVLGTCHVMEVATSGRRKAFMYMSSIDVFGPTGHVLGTEKVLEDGPLEPHLHALKYELGYAATKWVSEMMVRRAREHGLAAMIFRPGFILGDIEEGCGNPDDFFARFVMGCIQVGAFPHLPNQRMEYVSADYVCDAVLHIAASNGNLGKTYNLVAPDEADSIDLEETWRIINQAGYPVELVEYWGWVRLLQERGGPDNPLMPLMSLLQETVQDGLSWLEMHKNTTRYDCSNTVAALRDAPGIRYVPFDVEMLTRLLGFGALKGFYQM